In Neisseria animalis, a single window of DNA contains:
- a CDS encoding S-(hydroxymethyl)glutathione dehydrogenase/class III alcohol dehydrogenase encodes MDMIKTRAAVAWAPNEPLKIEELDLMPPQKGEVLVRIVATGVCHTDAYTLSGQDSEGVFPCVLGHEGAGIVEAVGEGVTDFQVGDHVIPLYTAECGKCKFCTSGKTNLCSSVRATQGKGLMPDGTVRFFKDGQPIYHYMGCSTFSEYTVVAEVSLAKIQPEADLKEVCLLGCGVTTGMGAVMNTAKVKRGDTVAIFGLGGIGLAAVIGARMSGASRIIGIDTNPSKFALAEKLGATDFVNPKDFAKPIQEVIIDMTDGGVDYSFECIGNVEVMRAALECCHKGWGESIIIGVAPAGAEISTRPFQLVTGRVWRGSAFGGVKGRSELPGIIDQYMRGEFALSDFITHTMPLEEINTAFDLMHEGKSIRSVIHY; translated from the coding sequence ATGGATATGATTAAAACCCGTGCCGCCGTTGCTTGGGCACCCAACGAACCGTTGAAAATCGAAGAACTGGATTTAATGCCGCCGCAAAAAGGCGAAGTGCTGGTGCGTATCGTCGCCACCGGCGTATGCCATACCGATGCCTATACCTTGAGCGGCCAAGACAGCGAAGGCGTGTTTCCGTGCGTATTGGGGCATGAAGGCGCAGGGATTGTCGAGGCGGTCGGCGAAGGCGTAACCGATTTCCAAGTGGGCGACCATGTGATTCCTCTTTACACCGCCGAATGCGGAAAATGTAAATTCTGTACTTCGGGCAAAACCAATCTCTGTTCGTCAGTCCGCGCCACACAGGGCAAAGGCTTGATGCCCGACGGCACGGTACGTTTTTTCAAAGACGGCCAGCCGATTTACCACTATATGGGCTGCTCCACCTTCTCCGAGTACACCGTCGTTGCCGAAGTTTCACTGGCGAAAATCCAGCCGGAAGCCGACTTGAAAGAAGTCTGCCTGCTCGGTTGCGGCGTAACCACCGGCATGGGCGCAGTCATGAATACGGCCAAAGTCAAACGCGGCGACACCGTAGCCATCTTCGGTTTGGGCGGCATCGGCTTGGCTGCGGTTATCGGCGCGAGAATGAGCGGTGCAAGCCGCATTATCGGTATCGACACCAATCCCTCCAAATTCGCTTTGGCGGAAAAACTCGGCGCAACCGATTTCGTCAATCCGAAAGACTTTGCCAAACCGATTCAGGAAGTCATCATCGACATGACCGACGGCGGCGTGGATTACTCGTTTGAATGTATCGGCAACGTAGAAGTCATGCGTGCCGCGCTCGAGTGCTGCCACAAAGGTTGGGGAGAAAGCATCATTATCGGCGTTGCACCTGCCGGAGCGGAAATTTCCACCCGTCCGTTCCAGCTCGTTACCGGCCGCGTTTGGCGCGGATCGGCATTCGGCGGGGTAAAAGGCCGCAGCGAGTTGCCGGGCATTATCGACCAATATATGCGCGGCGAATTTGCGCTCAGCGATTTCATCACCCACACCATGCCGCTGGAAGAAATCAACACCGCATTTGATTTGATGCACGAAGGCAAATCCATTCGCAGCGTGATTCATTATTAA
- the pyrF gene encoding orotidine-5'-phosphate decarboxylase — protein MNPLMTDFQTPAQRTPVIVALDFANEQDTLGFVRTLDPGLCQLKIGKELFTATGRNLAEKLINQGFKLFLDLKYHDIPNTVAQACKVAADMGVWMVDMHTCGGRRMMEAAAEAVANHTAKPLLIGVTVLTSMEQHELAETGIDTPIEEQVLRLATLAQNSGLDGVVCSALEAAPLRRNLGNEFVLVTPGIRLDIAGNNDDQRRIMTPAEALAAGSTYLVMGRPVTQAADPIAVLREVNRVANA, from the coding sequence ATGAATCCCTTGATGACCGATTTCCAAACACCCGCGCAACGCACGCCCGTGATTGTCGCGCTGGATTTTGCCAACGAACAAGACACCCTCGGCTTCGTGCGTACCCTCGATCCCGGCCTGTGCCAGCTCAAAATCGGTAAAGAACTGTTTACCGCCACCGGCCGAAATTTGGCGGAAAAGCTGATTAATCAAGGCTTCAAGCTGTTTCTCGATTTAAAATACCACGACATTCCCAATACCGTTGCCCAAGCCTGCAAGGTGGCGGCAGACATGGGCGTGTGGATGGTGGATATGCACACCTGCGGCGGTCGGCGCATGATGGAAGCCGCTGCCGAAGCCGTTGCCAACCATACCGCAAAACCCCTGCTGATCGGGGTAACGGTATTGACCAGCATGGAGCAGCACGAGCTGGCCGAAACCGGTATCGATACCCCCATTGAAGAGCAGGTATTGCGCTTGGCAACGCTGGCGCAAAATTCAGGCTTGGACGGCGTAGTTTGCTCTGCTTTGGAAGCCGCACCGCTGCGCCGCAATCTGGGCAATGAGTTTGTACTGGTTACTCCGGGCATCCGCTTGGACATCGCCGGCAATAATGACGACCAACGCCGCATCATGACACCTGCCGAAGCATTGGCTGCCGGTTCGACTTATTTGGTTATGGGCCGTCCTGTTACCCAAGCAGCCGATCCGATTGCCGTGTTGCGCGAAGTCAACCGGGTCGCCAATGCCTGA
- the rfaD gene encoding ADP-glyceromanno-heptose 6-epimerase → MTIIVTGAAGFIGSNIVKALNQRGITDIVAVDNLSKGEKFKNLAECDIAHYLDKQEFIRQVRTHELPYDNIRAVFHQGACSDTMNHDGLYMMENNYQYTLDLFDWCQDERIPFLYASSAAVYGKGEVFQETRELEKPLNVYGYSKFLFDQVLRRRMEEGLTAQAVGFRYFNVYGQMEQHKGRMASVAFHHFHQYRENGYVNLFGANDGYADGEQTRDFVSVEDVAKVNLFFFDHPELSGIFNLGTGRSQQFNELAAATVNACRAAEGQPEMSLEELVREELIRYIPFPDALKGKYQSFTQADITKLREAGYTEEFFDVKQGVSRYVEWMLKNLV, encoded by the coding sequence ATGACCATTATCGTTACCGGAGCCGCCGGTTTTATCGGCAGCAACATTGTCAAAGCCTTAAACCAACGCGGCATTACCGATATTGTTGCGGTAGACAACCTTTCCAAAGGCGAAAAATTCAAAAATCTTGCCGAATGCGATATTGCCCATTATCTCGACAAACAGGAATTTATCCGCCAAGTACGCACCCATGAGCTGCCTTATGACAATATCCGTGCGGTATTTCATCAGGGTGCCTGCTCGGATACCATGAACCATGACGGTCTGTATATGATGGAAAACAATTACCAATATACGCTGGATTTGTTCGACTGGTGTCAAGACGAGCGCATTCCCTTTCTGTATGCCTCCAGCGCGGCGGTATACGGCAAAGGAGAAGTTTTCCAAGAAACCCGCGAATTGGAAAAACCGCTCAATGTGTACGGCTATTCCAAATTCCTCTTCGACCAAGTATTGCGCCGCCGCATGGAAGAAGGTCTGACTGCCCAAGCCGTCGGTTTCCGCTATTTCAATGTTTATGGCCAAATGGAGCAGCACAAAGGCCGCATGGCTTCAGTTGCTTTCCACCATTTCCACCAATACCGCGAAAATGGTTATGTCAACCTGTTCGGCGCAAACGACGGTTATGCAGACGGCGAGCAAACCCGTGATTTTGTCAGCGTGGAAGATGTGGCGAAAGTCAATCTGTTTTTCTTCGACCACCCTGAATTGTCGGGCATTTTCAACTTGGGTACGGGACGCAGCCAGCAGTTTAACGAACTCGCCGCCGCCACCGTTAACGCTTGCCGTGCCGCCGAGGGTCAGCCGGAAATGAGCTTGGAAGAGCTGGTGCGTGAAGAATTAATCCGCTATATTCCCTTCCCGGACGCGCTCAAAGGCAAATATCAGAGCTTTACCCAAGCCGATATTACCAAACTGCGCGAAGCCGGATATACCGAAGAATTTTTCGATGTCAAACAAGGCGTCAGCCGCTATGTCGAATGGATGCTGAAAAATTTGGTTTAA
- a CDS encoding M48 family metallopeptidase — protein MADSIEVRYYDGRQNIPHRAVLHRNGGMLEVRYEGGTRCYRWEEADYVAAVGNVLPALELPDEARIEFLSTDVPAWLPLKNKAMLHQVGRFEKSWKWVLVGLVTVIAVAFSVFQWGIPTAAYYVARQLPEQTLAGIGGQAEELVVRMTGESRLDKARQQAVSDLYYQTLKPENPAKLLFRQGNVIGANALAIPNNTIVLTDELVNLARDDWEILAVLAHEQGHLYHRHSIQQGLRGIGLGVFLLAVSGEAGDLLSNVPVLLVSARYSQSFELEADRYAARELKRLSVDTAHLSALLQRLEASHGQEQNGAAQILSTHPLTKDRVEQIEKLSR, from the coding sequence ATGGCTGACAGCATTGAGGTACGGTATTACGACGGGCGGCAGAATATCCCGCATCGGGCGGTATTGCATCGGAACGGCGGTATGTTGGAGGTGCGCTACGAAGGCGGAACACGCTGTTACCGCTGGGAAGAGGCGGATTATGTGGCTGCGGTGGGGAATGTGCTTCCCGCGCTGGAACTGCCCGATGAGGCGCGGATTGAGTTTCTTTCAACTGATGTTCCGGCTTGGCTGCCATTGAAAAACAAAGCCATGCTGCATCAGGTGGGGCGGTTTGAAAAAAGTTGGAAATGGGTGCTTGTCGGGCTGGTTACAGTAATTGCGGTAGCCTTTTCCGTATTTCAATGGGGTATTCCGACGGCGGCCTATTATGTTGCGCGCCAACTGCCCGAACAGACTTTGGCCGGAATTGGCGGGCAGGCGGAAGAATTGGTTGTCCGCATGACCGGCGAAAGCCGTTTGGATAAAGCCAGACAGCAGGCGGTGTCGGATTTGTATTATCAGACCTTGAAACCGGAAAACCCTGCCAAATTGCTGTTCCGGCAGGGCAATGTCATCGGGGCAAACGCGCTGGCGATACCGAACAATACGATTGTTTTAACAGACGAATTGGTAAATCTTGCCCGAGACGATTGGGAAATCTTAGCGGTGCTGGCGCATGAGCAGGGGCATTTGTACCACCGCCACAGCATACAGCAGGGCTTGCGGGGCATCGGGCTCGGTGTATTTTTGCTGGCGGTAAGCGGCGAAGCGGGTGATTTGTTGAGTAATGTGCCGGTGTTGCTGGTGTCTGCCCGATATTCGCAGTCGTTTGAATTGGAAGCCGACCGTTATGCCGCCCGAGAGTTGAAGCGGTTGAGTGTCGATACCGCACATCTGTCGGCCTTGTTGCAGCGGCTGGAGGCTTCGCACGGGCAAGAACAAAACGGTGCGGCGCAAATATTAAGCACACATCCGCTTACCAAAGACAGGGTGGAGCAAATCGAAAAACTGTCGCGCTGA
- a CDS encoding YjgN family protein, producing MQDLRLQTETVPQQGVPDSEINGIRMLRFSFYGNSTEYFKIWIVNLFLSIITLSFYSPWAKVRNLRYFYGNTELAGERFDFTALPSRILIGRIIAVLLFVAVSVLSQLDPVYSLAAWAVFFLIMPWLVRSTMRFRARNSKYGNSRFYFSAGVGGTYWLFIKCLLVTVFSFGLLYPLALYWFKSYQINHLRLGNLPLHLRSGVGSFYKAVILPYLVMMVVVLLIGMLGVFVGGVERFADGEAGNTLYAAFGLMMTLVYVVMLGLFVPLTQGYLFQATWQNVTLGNNLISTDLNPFTYAWIKFSNYIVTVLSLGLLRPWALVRLYRYQSASMMVGLYDSPQDLLSLAQDNPHSIGEEISDVFDIDISL from the coding sequence ATGCAAGATTTACGCCTGCAAACTGAAACCGTGCCGCAGCAGGGTGTGCCGGATAGTGAGATAAACGGTATCAGAATGTTGCGCTTTTCGTTTTACGGCAACAGCACCGAATATTTCAAGATTTGGATTGTTAATCTGTTTTTGAGCATTATTACGTTGTCTTTTTATTCCCCGTGGGCAAAGGTGAGAAACCTGCGCTATTTTTACGGGAATACGGAATTGGCAGGGGAGCGGTTTGATTTTACGGCGCTGCCGTCGCGGATTTTAATCGGGCGGATTATTGCGGTGCTGCTGTTTGTTGCCGTTTCGGTATTGTCGCAGCTCGATCCGGTTTATTCGCTGGCGGCGTGGGCGGTGTTTTTTCTCATCATGCCGTGGCTGGTGCGCTCGACCATGCGCTTTCGGGCGCGCAACAGCAAATACGGTAACAGCCGTTTTTATTTCTCTGCGGGCGTGGGCGGAACGTATTGGCTGTTTATCAAATGCCTGCTGGTTACGGTGTTCAGCTTCGGCTTGCTGTATCCGCTGGCGTTGTACTGGTTTAAATCTTATCAAATTAATCATTTGCGTTTGGGTAACTTGCCGCTTCATTTGAGATCGGGCGTGGGTTCGTTTTATAAGGCGGTGATTCTGCCGTATTTGGTGATGATGGTTGTGGTGTTGCTCATCGGTATGCTGGGCGTGTTTGTCGGCGGCGTGGAGCGTTTTGCAGACGGCGAGGCCGGCAATACGCTGTATGCGGCGTTCGGCTTGATGATGACTTTGGTGTATGTGGTGATGTTGGGACTTTTTGTGCCGCTTACCCAAGGTTATCTGTTTCAGGCAACTTGGCAGAATGTTACGCTCGGCAACAACCTTATTTCAACGGATTTAAACCCGTTTACCTATGCGTGGATTAAGTTCAGCAATTATATTGTTACGGTTTTGAGTTTGGGCTTGTTGCGGCCGTGGGCCTTGGTTCGCCTGTACCGTTATCAGTCGGCTTCGATGATGGTGGGGTTGTATGACAGCCCTCAGGATTTGCTGAGTTTGGCGCAGGATAATCCGCACAGTATCGGTGAAGAAATTTCCGATGTGTTCGATATTGATATTTCCCTTTGA
- a CDS encoding MBL fold metallo-hydrolase — MKKNLSAALLALVFAAPAMAEVGYQHIRNATAKIEYGGTTFLIDPYLAPKGAYAGFEGTPNSRFRNPMVEMKSSAADVVKGVDAVIVTHTHDDHWDKAAQELMPKNLPVFVQNAGDAKTIRSQGFQDVRVVGKNTEFNKVRLTRIKGGQHGTDEMYAVPKMAELAGDAMGVVMQAANEKTVYIVGDTIWNHAVDHALEVFKPQIVVMNTGYAQVQGFGGSLIMGTADVGKMAQTMPQSAIIAVHMDATNHGAVSSKDMRRYVAAKGLGQQVAVPAAGEVLKY, encoded by the coding sequence ATGAAGAAAAACCTCTCAGCCGCGCTGCTCGCCCTTGTTTTCGCTGCGCCTGCGATGGCCGAAGTCGGCTATCAGCATATCCGCAATGCTACCGCCAAAATCGAATACGGCGGTACGACTTTTTTAATCGACCCTTATCTTGCGCCCAAAGGTGCATATGCGGGTTTTGAAGGTACGCCCAACAGCCGGTTCCGTAACCCGATGGTGGAGATGAAATCATCTGCTGCCGATGTGGTGAAAGGCGTGGACGCGGTTATCGTAACCCATACTCATGATGACCATTGGGATAAAGCCGCCCAAGAGCTGATGCCGAAAAATCTGCCGGTATTCGTGCAGAATGCCGGCGATGCCAAAACCATCCGCAGCCAAGGTTTTCAAGATGTGCGCGTAGTCGGTAAAAATACCGAGTTCAACAAAGTACGCCTGACCCGCATTAAGGGCGGACAGCATGGTACGGACGAAATGTACGCCGTGCCCAAGATGGCGGAGCTGGCGGGCGATGCGATGGGTGTGGTGATGCAGGCGGCAAATGAGAAAACCGTTTATATCGTCGGTGACACCATTTGGAATCATGCGGTTGATCATGCGCTGGAGGTATTCAAGCCCCAAATTGTGGTCATGAATACGGGTTATGCCCAAGTTCAGGGCTTCGGCGGCAGCTTGATTATGGGTACGGCAGACGTGGGAAAAATGGCGCAAACCATGCCGCAATCCGCCATTATTGCCGTGCATATGGACGCGACCAACCACGGAGCCGTCAGCAGCAAAGACATGCGCCGCTATGTTGCAGCCAAGGGCTTGGGCCAACAGGTTGCCGTGCCGGCAGCCGGCGAAGTGTTGAAGTATTGA
- a CDS encoding isochorismatase family protein yields MKAALIVVDVQNEYFQSAGGAFPQWQADETAEKIAGRIRQAEAGGWLVVGVRHFMPDGAPMFQRGTNGVENHASVAALLADKPEIQKAHADSFLNTDLASLLAKHSITDLFVCGIMTQNCVTHTAISPQASAYTVNVFADCCTAPSELVHVIALDALKDRVAVI; encoded by the coding sequence ATGAAAGCTGCTTTGATTGTTGTTGATGTGCAAAACGAATATTTTCAAAGCGCGGGCGGTGCCTTTCCGCAATGGCAGGCAGATGAAACGGCTGAAAAAATTGCCGGCCGCATCCGTCAGGCAGAGGCAGGCGGCTGGCTGGTGGTCGGTGTCCGCCATTTTATGCCCGACGGTGCGCCAATGTTCCAGCGCGGTACGAACGGGGTGGAAAACCATGCTTCCGTAGCTGCTTTGCTGGCCGATAAGCCGGAAATTCAAAAGGCACACGCCGATTCGTTTTTGAATACTGATTTGGCTTCACTACTGGCGAAACACAGTATTACCGATTTGTTTGTCTGCGGCATCATGACGCAAAACTGTGTTACCCATACTGCGATTTCTCCGCAAGCTTCGGCGTACACAGTCAATGTATTTGCCGATTGCTGTACGGCTCCGAGCGAGCTGGTACACGTTATTGCTCTGGATGCGCTGAAAGACCGCGTTGCGGTTATTTAA
- a CDS encoding GlxA family transcriptional regulator, producing the protein MLKTALLLYPDINPFHFSVPYLAFKEAAGEGLFDVKIITPTGKPLKNQMMQPEIDGGLELLAESDIIVVPGWANTDTRPDTRTIKAFQAAAQRGAHLVGLCYGTYALAYAGILNGKQAATHWLGSDDFRQRFPQITLDINSIYVEDGNIITSAGSAAALDCCLHIIRKFYGVKAANKAARLLVVPPQREGGQAQFIERPLAQSTKDRKINTLIEQLRNTLHLPHSIDSAAAQTAMSRSTFTRHFKKATGTTFLDWLHKERLQRSLELLEYTSLSIEQIAGHCGFQNSVSFRTQFYRYYQIQPNLWRKRFGGGKQ; encoded by the coding sequence ATGCTGAAAACCGCCCTGTTGCTCTATCCCGACATCAATCCCTTTCACTTTTCCGTACCCTATCTGGCATTCAAAGAAGCAGCCGGAGAAGGCCTGTTTGATGTAAAAATCATCACACCCACCGGAAAACCCCTCAAAAACCAAATGATGCAGCCGGAAATCGATGGCGGTTTGGAACTGCTGGCAGAATCCGACATCATCGTCGTGCCCGGCTGGGCAAATACCGACACCCGCCCCGATACCCGCACCATCAAAGCATTTCAGGCAGCAGCACAACGCGGCGCCCATTTGGTCGGCTTGTGCTACGGCACCTACGCGCTGGCCTATGCAGGCATACTCAACGGCAAACAGGCCGCCACACACTGGCTCGGCAGCGATGATTTCCGCCAACGCTTTCCCCAAATCACCCTCGACATCAATTCCATCTATGTAGAAGACGGCAACATCATCACTTCGGCAGGCAGTGCCGCCGCACTGGACTGCTGCCTCCACATTATCCGCAAGTTCTACGGCGTAAAAGCCGCCAACAAAGCCGCCCGATTGCTGGTTGTACCGCCCCAACGAGAAGGCGGACAGGCACAGTTTATCGAACGTCCGTTGGCACAATCCACTAAAGACAGAAAAATCAATACCTTAATCGAACAACTACGCAACACCCTGCACTTGCCGCACAGCATAGACAGCGCCGCCGCACAAACCGCCATGAGCCGCAGCACATTTACCCGCCATTTTAAAAAAGCCACAGGCACGACATTTCTCGACTGGCTGCACAAAGAACGCCTGCAACGCAGCTTGGAATTGCTGGAATACACCTCGCTTTCCATCGAACAGATTGCCGGACATTGCGGCTTTCAAAACAGCGTATCCTTCCGCACGCAGTTTTACCGCTACTACCAAATACAGCCGAACTTATGGCGCAAACGCTTCGGCGGCGGAAAACAATAA
- the tkt gene encoding transketolase, which translates to MSQLANAIRFLSVDAVQKANSGHPGAPMGMAEMAEVLWTQFLNHNPANPKFYNRDRFVLSNGHASMILYSLLHLTGYNVSIDDLKNFRQLHSKTPGHPEYGYTDGVETTTGPLGQGIANAVGMALAEKILAAEFNKDGLNIVDHHTYVFMGDGCLMEGVSHEACSLAGTLGLGKLIVLYDDNNISIDGKVDGWFTENIPQRFESYGWHVVPDVNGHDTAAIAAAIEAAKAETGKPSIICCKTLIGKGAATKEGSHKTHGAPLGAEEIEATRKHLGWNYGAFEVPQDIYDAWNAKEKGGKLEAGWNELFAQYRAKFPAEAAEFVRRMNRELPENFEQYVQTALKEVCAKAEKIATRKASQNSIEILAKVLPEFVGGSADLTPSNLTDWSNSVSVTREHGGNYVHYGVREFGMAAIMNGMALHGGVKPFGATFLMFSEYARNALRMASLMKINPIFVFTHDSIGLGEDGPTHQPVEQTATLRLIPNMAVWRPCDTAESLVAWAEASKAADHPSSLIFSRQNLPYIERTEQQLADIKRGGYVVSAAKGQAQAIIIATGSEVELALNAQTALAEQGVSVNVVSMPSTNVFDKQDAAYKAAVLPPELPKVAVEAGVSDGWYKYVGTNGKIIGLDRFGESAPAEELFKLFGFTVENVVETVKSVL; encoded by the coding sequence ATGTCTCAACTGGCAAATGCTATCCGCTTCCTCTCCGTCGATGCCGTTCAAAAAGCCAATTCCGGCCACCCGGGCGCACCGATGGGCATGGCCGAAATGGCCGAAGTATTGTGGACGCAGTTTCTCAACCACAACCCCGCCAATCCGAAATTCTACAACCGCGACCGTTTCGTTTTGTCCAACGGCCACGCCTCTATGATTCTCTACAGCCTGCTGCACCTGACCGGCTACAACGTTTCGATTGACGATTTGAAAAACTTCCGCCAGTTGCACAGCAAAACCCCCGGCCACCCCGAATACGGCTACACCGACGGCGTAGAAACCACCACCGGTCCCTTGGGACAAGGCATTGCCAATGCGGTGGGCATGGCATTGGCCGAAAAAATCCTCGCTGCCGAATTCAACAAAGACGGCCTGAATATCGTTGACCACCACACCTACGTTTTCATGGGCGACGGCTGCCTGATGGAAGGCGTGTCACACGAAGCCTGCTCGCTGGCGGGCACGCTGGGCTTGGGCAAACTGATTGTTTTGTATGACGACAACAACATCTCTATCGACGGTAAAGTAGACGGCTGGTTTACCGAAAATATCCCGCAACGCTTTGAAAGCTACGGCTGGCACGTTGTGCCCGATGTCAACGGCCACGACACCGCCGCCATCGCCGCCGCCATCGAAGCGGCTAAAGCCGAAACCGGCAAACCTTCCATCATCTGCTGCAAAACCTTAATCGGCAAAGGCGCGGCCACCAAAGAAGGCAGCCACAAAACCCACGGCGCACCTTTGGGCGCGGAAGAAATCGAAGCCACCCGAAAACATTTGGGCTGGAATTACGGCGCATTTGAAGTACCGCAAGACATCTACGACGCTTGGAATGCCAAAGAAAAAGGCGGAAAACTCGAAGCCGGTTGGAATGAATTATTTGCACAATACCGGGCCAAATTTCCGGCCGAAGCAGCCGAATTCGTGCGCCGCATGAACCGCGAACTGCCGGAAAACTTCGAACAATACGTTCAGACGGCCTTGAAAGAAGTGTGCGCCAAAGCCGAGAAAATCGCCACCCGCAAAGCCAGCCAAAACAGCATCGAAATTCTGGCCAAAGTCTTGCCCGAGTTTGTCGGCGGCTCGGCAGATCTCACGCCGTCCAACCTGACCGACTGGTCAAACAGCGTATCCGTTACCCGCGAACACGGCGGCAACTACGTCCACTACGGCGTGCGCGAATTCGGCATGGCCGCCATCATGAACGGCATGGCGCTGCACGGCGGCGTAAAACCTTTCGGCGCGACCTTCCTGATGTTCAGCGAATACGCCCGCAACGCCCTGCGTATGGCCTCACTGATGAAAATCAACCCGATTTTCGTGTTCACACACGACTCCATCGGCCTCGGCGAAGACGGCCCGACACACCAGCCCGTCGAGCAAACCGCCACCCTGCGCCTGATTCCGAACATGGCCGTATGGCGTCCGTGCGACACCGCCGAATCATTGGTTGCTTGGGCAGAAGCCTCCAAAGCCGCCGACCATCCGTCCAGCCTGATTTTCAGCCGCCAAAACCTGCCTTATATCGAGCGCACCGAGCAACAACTGGCCGACATCAAACGCGGCGGTTATGTCGTCAGCGCAGCCAAAGGCCAAGCCCAAGCCATTATCATCGCCACCGGCTCCGAAGTCGAACTGGCTCTGAACGCGCAAACCGCGCTGGCTGAGCAAGGCGTATCGGTAAACGTCGTTTCCATGCCGTCAACCAACGTATTCGACAAACAAGATGCCGCCTACAAAGCCGCCGTCCTGCCGCCCGAACTGCCGAAAGTAGCCGTAGAAGCAGGCGTATCCGACGGCTGGTACAAATATGTCGGTACCAACGGCAAAATCATCGGCCTCGACCGCTTCGGCGAATCGGCTCCGGCGGAAGAGCTGTTCAAACTCTTCGGCTTCACCGTGGAAAATGTCGTGGAAACCGTGAAATCTGTTTTGTAA
- the ccoG gene encoding cytochrome c oxidase accessory protein CcoG, producing MSDIPQPQPSEKTQNNPSAANTPKTAPKSGKPRTSSVIQIHPAGERIHPKKADGRFAKLRIAAVLATQFVFYVIPWFNWNGRQAVLFDIPERHFFIFGLSLGMGDLIYMALLLMICAFGLFWWTTIAGRLWCGYSCPQTVYTEIMLWIDHLVEGDRNKRLKLEKSPWNFTKIRIKATKYLLIFLFVAWTGITFAGWFNPIREFVPALFNGTAGGGAIFAAAFYGFMTFLLAHIMREKVCLHMCPYARFQSAMFDHDTLIISYDAERGEPRGARKKTANKEEEKLGDCINCAMCVQVCPVGIDIRDGLQYQCIGCAACIDACDEIMDKMNYPRGLIRYTTEGALKHDYAEKDIKKRLLRPRVAGYGAVLAVVVTAFLVGISQRESMEVDILKDRGVMVRENNKGWLENSYNLRVLNYSENEQILTATVKGFEEIELTGLPEGGLRVPARETVTIPVQVSTIPEYADKGSHPIEFEFTYHEVTDGEPSPSVLVEESTFIGE from the coding sequence ATGTCCGATATTCCGCAACCGCAACCTTCCGAAAAAACACAAAACAACCCATCTGCGGCAAACACCCCGAAAACCGCGCCCAAATCAGGCAAACCGCGTACCAGCAGTGTGATTCAGATTCACCCTGCCGGCGAGCGTATCCACCCGAAAAAAGCAGACGGCCGTTTTGCCAAGCTGAGGATTGCTGCGGTATTGGCAACCCAGTTTGTGTTTTATGTGATTCCGTGGTTCAACTGGAACGGCCGTCAGGCAGTATTGTTCGATATTCCCGAACGCCATTTCTTTATCTTCGGCCTGTCTCTCGGCATGGGCGATTTGATTTATATGGCTCTGCTGCTGATGATTTGCGCCTTCGGCCTGTTTTGGTGGACGACCATCGCGGGGCGGCTGTGGTGCGGTTACTCCTGCCCGCAAACGGTTTATACCGAAATCATGTTGTGGATTGACCATTTGGTAGAAGGCGACCGCAACAAGCGTTTGAAATTGGAAAAATCACCGTGGAATTTCACCAAAATCCGCATTAAAGCCACCAAATACCTGCTGATTTTCCTGTTTGTCGCTTGGACGGGCATCACGTTTGCAGGCTGGTTCAACCCGATTCGCGAATTTGTTCCCGCACTTTTCAACGGTACGGCCGGCGGCGGAGCAATTTTTGCCGCTGCATTCTACGGCTTTATGACCTTCCTGCTGGCACACATCATGCGTGAAAAAGTATGTCTGCATATGTGTCCTTACGCACGCTTCCAAAGCGCGATGTTCGACCACGATACGCTGATTATTTCTTATGATGCCGAACGCGGCGAACCTCGGGGTGCGCGCAAGAAAACCGCCAACAAAGAAGAAGAGAAGCTGGGCGACTGTATCAACTGCGCGATGTGCGTACAGGTATGCCCTGTCGGTATCGACATCCGCGACGGTTTGCAATACCAATGTATCGGTTGTGCCGCCTGTATCGATGCCTGCGATGAAATCATGGATAAGATGAACTATCCGCGCGGCCTGATTCGCTACACCACCGAAGGCGCACTGAAACACGATTATGCTGAAAAAGACATCAAAAAACGCCTGCTCCGCCCCCGTGTAGCCGGATATGGTGCGGTACTTGCCGTAGTCGTTACCGCTTTCTTGGTCGGCATTTCCCAACGCGAATCCATGGAAGTGGACATCTTGAAAGACCGCGGCGTGATGGTGCGGGAAAACAACAAAGGCTGGCTGGAAAATTCCTACAACCTGCGCGTACTCAATTACAGCGAAAATGAACAAATCCTTACCGCCACCGTTAAAGGCTTTGAAGAAATCGAGCTGACCGGCCTGCCTGAAGGAGGATTGCGCGTCCCTGCGCGTGAAACCGTAACCATTCCGGTTCAGGTATCCACCATTCCCGAATACGCCGACAAAGGCAGCCACCCGATTGAATTTGAATTTACCTATCATGAAGTGACCGACGGCGAGCCTTCGCCAAGCGTTTTAGTCGAAGAATCAACCTTTATTGGAGAATAA